A genomic region of Trifolium pratense cultivar HEN17-A07 linkage group LG3, ARS_RC_1.1, whole genome shotgun sequence contains the following coding sequences:
- the LOC123918621 gene encoding copper transporter 6-like isoform X1, protein MDDGHMHHGGMDGMNMSSPPSSSTNGTTMMMGHSMIHMTFFWGKDALILFNNWPNGDTGMYVLALIIVFIMSLLIELLSRTRFIKPGSNTVASGLVQTLLHVVRVGLAYLVMLALMSFNGGVFLVAVLGHALGFFLCSSAFRKPHHDEPYDLPPISC, encoded by the coding sequence ATGGATGATGGTCACATGCACCACGGCGGCATGGATGGTATGAACATGTCATCACCGCCATCATCATCAACCAATGGTACTACCATGATGATGGGTCATAGTATGATACACATGACATTCTTTTGGGGTAAAGATGCTTTGATTCTCTTCAATAATTGGCCTAATGGTGATACTGGTATGTATGTATTGGCTTTGATTATTGTTTTCATCATGTCTCTACTCATCGAGTTACTCTCAAGGACCCGGTTCATTAAACCCGGTTCAAACACAGTTGCTTCCGGTTTGGTTCAGACACTTTTGCATGTTGTTAGAGTTGGGTTAGCTTATTTGGTTATGTTGGCACTTATGTCTTTTAATGGTGGTGTTTTCTTGGTTGCTGTTCTTGGTCATGCTCTTGGATTTTTCTTATGTAGCAGTGCTTTCAGAAAACCACATCATGATGAACCTTATGATCTTCCTCCCATATCTTGTTAA
- the LOC123918621 gene encoding copper transporter 6-like isoform X2 — translation MDGMNMSSPPSSSTNGTTMMMGHSMIHMTFFWGKDALILFNNWPNGDTGMYVLALIIVFIMSLLIELLSRTRFIKPGSNTVASGLVQTLLHVVRVGLAYLVMLALMSFNGGVFLVAVLGHALGFFLCSSAFRKPHHDEPYDLPPISC, via the coding sequence ATGGATGGTATGAACATGTCATCACCGCCATCATCATCAACCAATGGTACTACCATGATGATGGGTCATAGTATGATACACATGACATTCTTTTGGGGTAAAGATGCTTTGATTCTCTTCAATAATTGGCCTAATGGTGATACTGGTATGTATGTATTGGCTTTGATTATTGTTTTCATCATGTCTCTACTCATCGAGTTACTCTCAAGGACCCGGTTCATTAAACCCGGTTCAAACACAGTTGCTTCCGGTTTGGTTCAGACACTTTTGCATGTTGTTAGAGTTGGGTTAGCTTATTTGGTTATGTTGGCACTTATGTCTTTTAATGGTGGTGTTTTCTTGGTTGCTGTTCTTGGTCATGCTCTTGGATTTTTCTTATGTAGCAGTGCTTTCAGAAAACCACATCATGATGAACCTTATGATCTTCCTCCCATATCTTGTTAA
- the LOC123918622 gene encoding uncharacterized protein LOC123918622 isoform X2, whose protein sequence is MGRTTRKLNIGRRILKESNQGSNATQTTSTHAEGSNVEETHTTSTDAQGSSVGETLRTSIHAQGSGVEETRSNPSHMEDETHESEDSHSIPSDIEAEEAHIEKVEPKKKRGPTRMLDVWDMDDDDVIIVNLDKYGRPIGKEGGILNRFIGSMVRRKQFAPIKYTSWKEMPLKQKSAMLKKIESKFEFIPPINDTTREMLKSELNDKWKQWKTDLKGKAYDPSKTEEEVASVVPDSRVDPDQWRELVHHWFSEKAQKISKINRQNRAKFEDVHHLGTKSLPIFIDEKKKKGNGVSPKRKEIYIDTRTRKDGSIVSEKASRVIEELKKHDNEVETSQSVQEIQSHMPWMDDIYSKVQGPEKRGPVRCMGKIPKPKKLKASLSENQELRDKVKQMQEQQNNTNAVLVNVLSLIQNRFSGEDVNDILRAARQVTDSSSSPNQTDSPNPYTNED, encoded by the exons ATGGGAAGGACGAcgagaaaattaaatattgggCGTCGCATATTAAAAGAATCCAACCAAGGAAGTAATGCTACTCAAACAACCTCTACTCATGCCGAAGGAAGTAATGTTGAAGAAACTCATACAACTTCAACTGATGCCCAAGGAAGTAGTGTTGGAGAAACTCTTAGAACCTCAATTCATGCCCAAGGAAGTGGTGTTGAAGAAACTCGCTCCAATCCTAGTCATATGGAAGATGAGACACACGAGTCTGAAGATTCCCACTCCATTCCTTCTGATATAGAAGCGGAAGAAGCTCATATTGAAAAAG ttgaacctaaaaaaaaaagaggccCAACAAGAATGTTAGATGTATGGGatatggatgatgatgatgtcaTAATTGTTAATTTGGATAAATATGGTCGACCCATTGGTAAGGAAGGGGGAATTCTTAATCGTTTCATAGGAAGTATGGTTCGAAGGAAACAATTTGCTCCCATCAAATACACATCTTGGAAAGAGATGCCCTTAAAGCAAAAATCTGCTATgttgaaaaaaattgag TCCAAATTTGAGTTCATTCCTCCTATAAATGACACAACAAGGGAAATGTTGAAATCTGAGTTGAACGACAAGTGGAAACAATGGAAGACCGATTTAAAAGGAAAGGCATATGATCCAAGTAAAACAGAAGAAGAAGTTGCATCTGTTGTACCAGATAGTAGGGTTGATCCCGATCAATGGAGAGAATTGGTTCATCATTGGTTTTCTGAAAAAGCCCAA aaaataagtaaaattaataGACAAAATCGTGCTAAGTTTGAAGATGTTCATCATCTGGGTACAAAAAGTCTCCCAATATTTATTGATGAAAAG aaaaaaaaaggcAATGGAGTATCACCCAAACGTAAAGAGATTTACATTGATACTCGTACCCGTAAAGATGGTTCAATTGTTAGTGAAAAAGCTTCAAGAGTGATT GAAGAACTAAAGAAACATGATAATGAGGTTGAAACATCTCAATCGGTCCAAGAGATACAAAGTCACATGCCTTGGATGGATGATATATATTCCAAAGTACAAGGACCTGAAAAAAGAGGACCAGTGCGTTGTATGGGCAAGATTCccaaacccaaaaaattgaaaGCTTCTTTGTCCGAAAATCAAGAGTTACGCGATAAAGTTAAGCAAATGCAAGAACAACAAAACAATACAAATGCGGTGTTGGTAAATGTGTTGTCATTGATTCAAAATCGATTTTCTGGAGAAGATGTGAATGACATTTTACGAGCTGCAAGACag GTTACTGATTCTTCTAGTTCCCCTAACCAAACGGATTCTCCGAATCCATACACTAACGAAGATTAA
- the LOC123918622 gene encoding uncharacterized protein LOC123918622 isoform X1: MGRTTRKLNIGRRILKESNQGSNATQTTSTHAEGSNVEETHTTSTDAQGSSVGETLRTSIHAQGSGVEETRSNPSHMEDETHESEDSHSIPSDIEAEEAHIEKEVEPKKKRGPTRMLDVWDMDDDDVIIVNLDKYGRPIGKEGGILNRFIGSMVRRKQFAPIKYTSWKEMPLKQKSAMLKKIESKFEFIPPINDTTREMLKSELNDKWKQWKTDLKGKAYDPSKTEEEVASVVPDSRVDPDQWRELVHHWFSEKAQKISKINRQNRAKFEDVHHLGTKSLPIFIDEKKKKGNGVSPKRKEIYIDTRTRKDGSIVSEKASRVIEELKKHDNEVETSQSVQEIQSHMPWMDDIYSKVQGPEKRGPVRCMGKIPKPKKLKASLSENQELRDKVKQMQEQQNNTNAVLVNVLSLIQNRFSGEDVNDILRAARQVTDSSSSPNQTDSPNPYTNED, translated from the exons ATGGGAAGGACGAcgagaaaattaaatattgggCGTCGCATATTAAAAGAATCCAACCAAGGAAGTAATGCTACTCAAACAACCTCTACTCATGCCGAAGGAAGTAATGTTGAAGAAACTCATACAACTTCAACTGATGCCCAAGGAAGTAGTGTTGGAGAAACTCTTAGAACCTCAATTCATGCCCAAGGAAGTGGTGTTGAAGAAACTCGCTCCAATCCTAGTCATATGGAAGATGAGACACACGAGTCTGAAGATTCCCACTCCATTCCTTCTGATATAGAAGCGGAAGAAGCTCATATTGAAAAAG AAGttgaacctaaaaaaaaaagaggccCAACAAGAATGTTAGATGTATGGGatatggatgatgatgatgtcaTAATTGTTAATTTGGATAAATATGGTCGACCCATTGGTAAGGAAGGGGGAATTCTTAATCGTTTCATAGGAAGTATGGTTCGAAGGAAACAATTTGCTCCCATCAAATACACATCTTGGAAAGAGATGCCCTTAAAGCAAAAATCTGCTATgttgaaaaaaattgag TCCAAATTTGAGTTCATTCCTCCTATAAATGACACAACAAGGGAAATGTTGAAATCTGAGTTGAACGACAAGTGGAAACAATGGAAGACCGATTTAAAAGGAAAGGCATATGATCCAAGTAAAACAGAAGAAGAAGTTGCATCTGTTGTACCAGATAGTAGGGTTGATCCCGATCAATGGAGAGAATTGGTTCATCATTGGTTTTCTGAAAAAGCCCAA aaaataagtaaaattaataGACAAAATCGTGCTAAGTTTGAAGATGTTCATCATCTGGGTACAAAAAGTCTCCCAATATTTATTGATGAAAAG aaaaaaaaaggcAATGGAGTATCACCCAAACGTAAAGAGATTTACATTGATACTCGTACCCGTAAAGATGGTTCAATTGTTAGTGAAAAAGCTTCAAGAGTGATT GAAGAACTAAAGAAACATGATAATGAGGTTGAAACATCTCAATCGGTCCAAGAGATACAAAGTCACATGCCTTGGATGGATGATATATATTCCAAAGTACAAGGACCTGAAAAAAGAGGACCAGTGCGTTGTATGGGCAAGATTCccaaacccaaaaaattgaaaGCTTCTTTGTCCGAAAATCAAGAGTTACGCGATAAAGTTAAGCAAATGCAAGAACAACAAAACAATACAAATGCGGTGTTGGTAAATGTGTTGTCATTGATTCAAAATCGATTTTCTGGAGAAGATGTGAATGACATTTTACGAGCTGCAAGACag GTTACTGATTCTTCTAGTTCCCCTAACCAAACGGATTCTCCGAATCCATACACTAACGAAGATTAA
- the LOC123918622 gene encoding uncharacterized protein LOC123918622 isoform X3 yields MGRTTRKLNIGRRILKESNQGSNATQTTSTHAEGSNVEETHTTSTDAQGSSVGETLRTSIHAQGSGVEETRSNPSHMEDETHESEDSHSIPSDIEAEEAHIEKEVEPKKKRGPTRMLDVWDMDDDDVIIVNLDKYGRPIGKEGGILNRFIGSMVRRKQFAPIKYTSWKEMPLKQKSAMLKKIESKFEFIPPINDTTREMLKSELNDKWKQWKTDLKGKAYDPSKTEEEVASVVPDSRVDPDQWRELVHHWFSEKAQEELKKHDNEVETSQSVQEIQSHMPWMDDIYSKVQGPEKRGPVRCMGKIPKPKKLKASLSENQELRDKVKQMQEQQNNTNAVLVNVLSLIQNRFSGEDVNDILRAARQVTDSSSSPNQTDSPNPYTNED; encoded by the exons ATGGGAAGGACGAcgagaaaattaaatattgggCGTCGCATATTAAAAGAATCCAACCAAGGAAGTAATGCTACTCAAACAACCTCTACTCATGCCGAAGGAAGTAATGTTGAAGAAACTCATACAACTTCAACTGATGCCCAAGGAAGTAGTGTTGGAGAAACTCTTAGAACCTCAATTCATGCCCAAGGAAGTGGTGTTGAAGAAACTCGCTCCAATCCTAGTCATATGGAAGATGAGACACACGAGTCTGAAGATTCCCACTCCATTCCTTCTGATATAGAAGCGGAAGAAGCTCATATTGAAAAAG AAGttgaacctaaaaaaaaaagaggccCAACAAGAATGTTAGATGTATGGGatatggatgatgatgatgtcaTAATTGTTAATTTGGATAAATATGGTCGACCCATTGGTAAGGAAGGGGGAATTCTTAATCGTTTCATAGGAAGTATGGTTCGAAGGAAACAATTTGCTCCCATCAAATACACATCTTGGAAAGAGATGCCCTTAAAGCAAAAATCTGCTATgttgaaaaaaattgag TCCAAATTTGAGTTCATTCCTCCTATAAATGACACAACAAGGGAAATGTTGAAATCTGAGTTGAACGACAAGTGGAAACAATGGAAGACCGATTTAAAAGGAAAGGCATATGATCCAAGTAAAACAGAAGAAGAAGTTGCATCTGTTGTACCAGATAGTAGGGTTGATCCCGATCAATGGAGAGAATTGGTTCATCATTGGTTTTCTGAAAAAGCCCAA GAAGAACTAAAGAAACATGATAATGAGGTTGAAACATCTCAATCGGTCCAAGAGATACAAAGTCACATGCCTTGGATGGATGATATATATTCCAAAGTACAAGGACCTGAAAAAAGAGGACCAGTGCGTTGTATGGGCAAGATTCccaaacccaaaaaattgaaaGCTTCTTTGTCCGAAAATCAAGAGTTACGCGATAAAGTTAAGCAAATGCAAGAACAACAAAACAATACAAATGCGGTGTTGGTAAATGTGTTGTCATTGATTCAAAATCGATTTTCTGGAGAAGATGTGAATGACATTTTACGAGCTGCAAGACag GTTACTGATTCTTCTAGTTCCCCTAACCAAACGGATTCTCCGAATCCATACACTAACGAAGATTAA